A window of Longispora fulva contains these coding sequences:
- a CDS encoding ArsR/SmtB family transcription factor has protein sequence MTEIRFGAGDVAAIRFAVSPLGETIGSLRALTDPGHHPLHLDWIRAARPLAEDLATELAPLLDLVRADQVPIGLTPPPACPLADLEEELATASASPGPELPPLIAAVRAWWRAAVQPHWPQMRAVLEADIGYRARQLAEDGFETLLDRLHPSLSWAGDRLVADDGQTDTLDVRGHGLPLTPSVFAGHRVLLPVAGAPRPHVVYPARAVGTLWERGHQAADGLARLIGRSRARLLAHTTSPASTTQLAARTGLSLGAVSQHLAVLRDGGLVAAHRYRREVLYSVTDLGTALLGRD, from the coding sequence TTGACCGAGATCCGGTTCGGGGCCGGCGACGTGGCCGCGATCCGGTTCGCCGTGTCCCCGCTCGGCGAGACCATCGGCAGCCTGCGCGCGCTCACCGACCCCGGTCACCACCCGCTGCACCTGGACTGGATCCGGGCCGCCCGGCCGTTGGCCGAAGACCTGGCCACCGAGCTCGCCCCACTGCTCGACCTGGTCCGGGCCGACCAGGTACCGATCGGGCTCACCCCGCCGCCGGCCTGCCCGCTGGCCGACCTCGAGGAGGAACTCGCGACGGCGTCGGCCAGCCCGGGCCCGGAGCTGCCCCCACTGATCGCGGCGGTGCGCGCCTGGTGGCGGGCGGCGGTCCAACCACACTGGCCCCAGATGCGGGCCGTGCTGGAGGCCGATATCGGGTACCGGGCCCGCCAACTCGCCGAGGATGGCTTCGAGACCCTGCTCGACCGGCTGCATCCGAGCCTGAGCTGGGCCGGCGACCGGCTGGTCGCCGACGACGGCCAGACCGACACGCTCGACGTCCGGGGCCACGGACTGCCACTGACCCCGAGCGTGTTCGCCGGGCACCGGGTCCTGCTGCCCGTGGCCGGCGCGCCGCGCCCACACGTGGTGTACCCGGCCCGGGCGGTCGGCACCCTGTGGGAACGCGGCCACCAGGCCGCCGACGGGCTCGCCAGGCTGATCGGCCGGAGCCGGGCCCGACTGCTGGCCCACACCACCTCACCGGCCAGCACCACCCAGCTCGCCGCACGGACCGGGCTCAGCCTCGGCGCGGTGTCCCAGCACCTGGCCGTGCTGCGTGACGGCGGGCTGGTCGCGGCGCACCGGTACCGCCGCGAGGTCCTCTACTCCGTCACCGACCTGGGCACCGCTCTCCTCGGCCGCGACTGA